DNA sequence from the Candidatus Methylomirabilota bacterium genome:
GACCGCGAGACGCTGGCGAACGCCCGGCTCTGGCTCGCCTTCGCCAGCATGCTCTTCGTCTCCGGCATCACCAACGTGTTTCCGGTCTTCTTCCCGGCGCTGCTCGCCGAGTTCGGTGGCTCGCGCGGCGCGACCGCGGCCACGGCGTCCCTCTGCTGGATCGGCGGAGCGGTGCTCGGCCCCATCGCCGGCTTCCTGGTGGCCCGCGGCAATCCCCGCGCCGTCGCCATGACCGGGCTGATCGGCGCCGCCGCGGGCATGCTGCTGGGGACGGCCGCGCCCACGCTGACCGCCTTCGTGCTTGCGGTGGGGATCGGCGCGGGCATCGGCGTGGGGCTCACCGGCATCGCCACCCAGGCCTCGCTGCTCGCCGACGTCTACCACCGGCGGCGCGGCGTGGCCATGGGCATCGCGTTCTCGGGCTCCATGGCCGCATACGCCCTGGCGCCCCTCATCCATTCGCTGATCGAGCGGGCGGGCTGGCGGGCGACGCTGGGGCTCTACGGGGGATCGGTCTGTGTGCTGATTCCCCTCGCCTGGCGCATCCTCCCCACGCGCCTCAACAGCGCGCCCGCGCCGGGGACGCGCGCCATCACGGGGTCGGTGTCCTCGGTGAGCCAGATCCTGGTCTCCGCGCCCTTCGCGATGCTCTTCCTCGCCTTCACCACGCCCCCGATGTTCGGATACCTGGCGACCACGCAGCACGCCCTCTACTTTCCCGCCCGTGGGCTATCCCCGGAGGAGGCGTCCATCATGCTCGCGGTGGGCGGCATGCTCTCGGCGAGCGGTCGCATGCTGGCGGGCGTGGCCGCGGACCGGCTCGGCGCGGCGTCCACGGGCTTTCTCTCGTTCTCCCTGTCCCTGCTCGGGATGGCCTGCCTCTTCGCCTTCGAGGCATGGCCGCTGCGCGTGCTCGCCTACGGCTACGTGCTCTTCCTGTTCCTGCCTCTCGGCAGCCGCGCCACGATCTTCTCCGTGCTGGTGAGTCGCATCACGCCGCCCGCGCACTACGGGGTGATCTTCGGCATCCTCGGCATCGGCAACAATCTGGGCGCGGCGGCGGGCCCGTGGCTCTCGGGCGCGCTCTACGACCGGACGGGCTCCTACGGGGCGATCTACCTCTGGGCGGCCGGCGTCGGCCTCTTCGGTCTGGCCACGCTGACAGCGTTCGTGCTCATGACCGGCGGGGCACGCCGCACAGGGTGACGTACCGGTCGAGACCATGTCCCAAAGGGGTGGAGACCAGGTCCCCAAAGAGTTGGGTGACCGCAAGGTCACCCCACCTTACAGAGGTCGTCGCTCGCGACGACCGTAGATCAAATCAAGAAATCGCCGCTACGCGAGCTTTTTCATGAGCGCCGCGTACTGGTCCACGAGGGGCAGCACGGTGTCGCGGCCCGCGGGCGGCAGTGCGAAGATGGCGCGGGCCACGCCGGCCTCGCGGAGGGCGGCGAGGCGCGCCTCTTCGGGGCGCGCGCCGAACAGGGACACCGTGACGGTGGCGGGATCGCGCCCCACCTTCTCCGCCCGCGCCTTGAGATCGGCAATGCCGTCGGCGATGGGCTCGCGGGTGGCGAGCGGCAGCCAGTGCCCGTCGAACTCGGCCGCGCGCTGACGGGCGTGCGGCCCGACGCCGCCCATGAGGATGGGCGGATACGGCTTCTGCACGGGCTTGGGGTACGACCAGATCTTGTCGAAGCTCACGTGCTTGCCGTGATACTCGGCCTCGTCCTTGGTCCAGATCTCCTTCATGGCGGCGATGCGCTCGCGGAGCACCTTCCAGCGGTCGGCGAAGACGGTCCCGTGGTGCTCCATCTCTTCGGCGTTCCAGCCCCCGCCGATCCCGAAGAGGAGACGGCCCCGCGAGATCCAGTCGAGGCTGGCCACCTCCTTGGCGAGCGTGATGGGATCACGCTCGATCACCAGGCAAATGCCGGTGCCGAGCTTGATGCGGCTCGTCGCCGCGGCCGCCGCGCCGAGCGCGACGAAGGGATCGAGGGTGTGCCAGTACTCCTTGGGGAGCGGCGTGCCGCCCGGGAACGGCGAGCGGCGGCTCGCCGGGATGTGCGTGTGCTCCGGCACCCAGAAGGACTCGAAGCCGCGGTCCTCGAGCGCGCGGGCCAGCTCGTCGGGGCGAATCGCGTAGTCGGTGGCGAACATGAAGCAGCCGTAGTGCATGGGGACCCTCTCTTCAGCGGGGCGTGCGCGCGAGGTAGGCGGCCAGCGCGGCGCTCTCGCGCTGCTGGAAGCGCACGGCGACGCGCAGCTGCTCGACGTACTGCTCGAGCGTCTTGCCGCCGAGCACGATGCCGTGGGACGGGAAGAACTCGTTCACGTCCTGCTCCCACTCGGGGCTGATCAGCGCGGTCACGCCCTCGTACATGCGCCGATACGCGCTCCCCGGGTACTGCTTGGCCATCGTCTGCCAGTGCTCCTTGACGAAGTCCCAGGCGGGCCCGCGCGAGTGCACGCCGCCCAGCATGGCCCGCAGCAGGAAGGGCGCGTCCTGGCTCCGCACCTCCCCGTTGATCGTGCGCTGGAGGGTCTGCGTGATGAGGGCCGGATCGCGGAACGCGCCCAGCGCGAAGAGGAAGCGCTGCTCCTCCTGGGGGGTGCGCGCGGTGCGGAAGCGCTGGAGGAACTCCGCATACTCGGCGGCGCCGCCCACCGTCGCGACGATGCTGATGACCGCGGGCAGGATGTTCGGGTCGGCCGCGCCCTCGTCCTCGACGTAGCGCGCGTAGAGCGCGCGGGCCTGGGCCTGGGTCTCCTCGTCGTTCCCCAGGGTGCCGAGGACGCGGATGAGATCGCCGCGGAGCTGCCGGACCAGCTCGCTTTCGCCCGGCTCCGCCTCCCACCCGAGGCGGGCCGCCGCGAGCCCCACCCGGTGCCGGACGAAGGTTTCGAGGCCGCTGCGCGCCGACTCCGGGATCACCCGGTTGACGAAGGCGAGCGAGCCGGCGAGCACCGTCCAGACGTTGCGGTCGGTCTCCTCACGGAACTTCC
Encoded proteins:
- a CDS encoding MFS transporter; amino-acid sequence: MTSDRETLANARLWLAFASMLFVSGITNVFPVFFPALLAEFGGSRGATAATASLCWIGGAVLGPIAGFLVARGNPRAVAMTGLIGAAAGMLLGTAAPTLTAFVLAVGIGAGIGVGLTGIATQASLLADVYHRRRGVAMGIAFSGSMAAYALAPLIHSLIERAGWRATLGLYGGSVCVLIPLAWRILPTRLNSAPAPGTRAITGSVSSVSQILVSAPFAMLFLAFTTPPMFGYLATTQHALYFPARGLSPEEASIMLAVGGMLSASGRMLAGVAADRLGAASTGFLSFSLSLLGMACLFAFEAWPLRVLAYGYVLFLFLPLGSRATIFSVLVSRITPPAHYGVIFGILGIGNNLGAAAGPWLSGALYDRTGSYGAIYLWAAGVGLFGLATLTAFVLMTGGARRTG
- a CDS encoding LLM class F420-dependent oxidoreductase, with translation MHYGCFMFATDYAIRPDELARALEDRGFESFWVPEHTHIPASRRSPFPGGTPLPKEYWHTLDPFVALGAAAAATSRIKLGTGICLVIERDPITLAKEVASLDWISRGRLLFGIGGGWNAEEMEHHGTVFADRWKVLRERIAAMKEIWTKDEAEYHGKHVSFDKIWSYPKPVQKPYPPILMGGVGPHARQRAAEFDGHWLPLATREPIADGIADLKARAEKVGRDPATVTVSLFGARPEEARLAALREAGVARAIFALPPAGRDTVLPLVDQYAALMKKLA